The following coding sequences lie in one Macrobrachium nipponense isolate FS-2020 chromosome 45, ASM1510439v2, whole genome shotgun sequence genomic window:
- the LOC135214337 gene encoding methylcrotonoyl-CoA carboxylase subunit alpha, mitochondrial-like, with the protein MFSGRHTYKRGWQLLRKWSAHHAHTSSEHRPISKLLIANRGEIACRVVRTARKMGVRTVAVYSEPDRNSMHVAMADEAYHIGPAASQESYLRADKILNIAKSSGAQAVHPGYGFLSENVEFAEVCATEGIIFVGPPASAIRDMGIKSTSKKIMSEAGVPIIGGYHGDDQSDGRLREEAEKIGYPVMIKAVRGGGGKGMRIAKTKEEFEEQLESARREATKSFGDDVMLLEKFVERPRHVEVQVFGDHHGNYVYLFERDCSVQRRHQKIIEEAPAPGLTWDVRRSLGEAAVRAARAVGYVGAGTVEFILDSSHNFYFMEMNTRLQVEHPISEMITNTDLVEWQLRVAAGERLPLLQDDIKLSGHSFEARIYAEDPDGGFLPGAGPLDHLATPEAKQHIRIETGVREGDEVSVHYDPMIAKLVVWGHDRASALNILVTSLADYNIIGLNTNVNFLMSLATHPNFVAGDVSTDFIPDHYNTLFPERSPSPELFCQSALALILSEEQEAIRAAALSLDPTSPFSPRSIPRINHTLSRTVNISCGDKGENILVEYLGSGKYRMAVGSKTFDVSGSLVRENNVSTLTSSVNGTVSTSRVVVDKRDVHLFTATGGWKMTLPRPKFEEEIGSASGTTGGAVAPMPGVIEKVFVSPGQSVSAGDPLVVMIAMKMEYVIKAARDGVVEKILFKPGDNVAKNTSLVKMKESEDS; encoded by the exons ATGTTTAGCGGAAGGCACACGTACAAGAG GGGATGGCAGTTGCTAAGAAAATGGAGTGCTCATCATGCCCACACATCTTCAGAGCACCGGCCCATCAGCAAGCTGCTTATAGCAAACCGAGGAGAGATTGCCTGCAGAGTTGTAAGAACTGCCCGAAAGATGGGTGTGAGAACTGTAGCAGTTTACTCAGAACCAGATAGGAATTCTATGCATGTTGCGATG gcAGATGAGGCCTATCACATCGGACCAGCTGCCTCACAAGAGTCTTATTTACGTGCAGACAAGATCCTTAATATTGCTAAAAGTAGTGGTGCCCAGGCAGTACATCCAGGCTATGGATTCCTCTCAGAAAATGTGGAATTTGCTGAAGTCTGTGCCACAGAGGGAATCATTTTTGTCGGTCCTCCTGCTTCTGCTATTCGAGACATGGgcattaaaag caCTTCAAAGAAAATAATGTCTGAGGCTGGTGTCCCCATTATTGGAGGTTATCATGGAGATGACCAGAGTGACGGTCGTCTGCGTGAGGAAGCAGAAAAAATTGGCTATCCAGTTATGATTAAAGCTGTTCGAGGAGGTGGTGGAAAG GGTATGCGTATTGCAAAAACCAAGGAAGAGTTTGAGGAGCAACTCGAATCTGCACGGAGAGAAGCTACAAAATCATTTGGTGACGATGTGATGTTGCTCGAAAAATTTGTTGAACGTCCCAGACATGTTGAAGTTCAG GTATTTGGTGACCATCATGGCAACTATGTGTACCTATTTGAGAGAGATTGTTCAGTCCAGCGACGTCATCAGAAAATTATTGAAGAAGCTCCTGCA CCTGGTTTAACATGGGACGTTCGGAGATCACTTGGTGAGGCTGCTGTTCGAGCTGCACGTGCTGTAGGGTATGTTGGAGCTGGAACTGTAGAGTTTATACTTGATAGTTCACATAATTTTTACTTTATGGAAATGAATACACGTTTGCAAGTGGAGCACCCTATTTCAGAGATGATAACCAACACGGATTTAGTTGAGTGGCAACTTAGG GTTGCTGCTGGAGAGAGACTCCCATTATTACAAGATGATATCAAGCTCTCTGGTCACAGTTTTGAAGCCAGAATATATGCTGAAGACCCAGATGGTGGCTTCCTTCCTGGAGCTGGACCTTTGGATCATTTGGCCACACCTGAAGCAAAGCAGCACATTAGAATTGAAACAG GCGTGCGAGAAGGTGACGAAGTGTCTGTTCATTATGATCCAATGATTGCGAAGTTGGTGGTCTGGGGTCATGATAGAGCTTCTGCTCTTAATATTCTTGTCACGTCTTTAGCCGACTATAAT ATTATTGGTTTAAACACCAATGTGAATTTCTTAATGAGTCTTGCAACTCATCCTAATTTTGTTGCTGGTGATGTGAGCACAGATTTCATACCTGACCATTACAACACACTTTTCCCTGAACGCAGTCCGTCCCCAGAGTTGTTCTGCCAG TCTGCATTAGCATTGATACTGAGTGAGGAACAGGAAGCTATACGAGCTGCTGCGCTCTCCCTTGACCCTACGTCTCCATTTTCTCCTCGGTCTATTCCAAGAATCAATCACACTCTTTCTCGCACCGTAAACATCTCTTGTGGAGATAAAG GTGAAAATATTTTGGTGGAGTACTTAGGGTCAGGGAAGTATCGCATGGCTGTTGGCAGTAAAACCTTTGATGTGAGTGGTTCTCTAGTCAGGGAAAACAACGTCTCTACTCTGACAAGTTCAGTGAATGGAACAGTATCTACTTCACGAGTAGTTGTGGATAAGAGAGATGTCCATCTCTTCACAGCA ACTGGTGGATGGAAAATGACTCTTCCCAGACCAAAGTTTGAAGAGGAAATTGGAAGTGCTTCAGGCACCACAGGCGGTGCAGTAGCTCCAATGCCAGGAGTGATCGAGAAAGTTTTTGTCAGTCCTGGACAGTCTGTCTCTGCAGGTGATCCATTGGTTGTCATGATTGCTATGAAAATGGAG TACGTGATAAAGGCAGCTAGAGATGGTGTTGTAGAGAAGATTCTTTTCAAACCTGGAGATAATGTTGCCAAGAATACATCGCTCGTCAAGATGAAGGAATCAGAAGACAGTTAG
- the LOC135214338 gene encoding mpv17-like protein: MPTALAALSTVAKGAYKVFDKYPVTRGMVAYALLWPAGNLLQQSLDGSRTSLDLLEVLRYGAYGSCITAPLIHKWIKVLSSLIPGSRLRHALAKGYVDQLVFAPFNISQFYLGMALLEGKPLEENLSEWEKKMLPTWMISLSIWPILHTLNFALVPERNRVMMISLGSFLWMVFLSYMHHTRSDELPERLTTRRIHYDYESGPREARGFSNQQGLPSPPSKSTMWKYVFQTAHCYNDEEDPYPTNDIKSTS; encoded by the exons ATGCCGACAGCACTAGCAGCTTTGTCAACGGTTGCCAAAGGCGCCTACAAGGTGTTCGACAA ATATCCAGTCACCAGAGGCATGGTGGCATACGCCCTCCTGTGGCCAGCGGGGAATCTCCTCCAGCAGTCGCTGGATGGCTCGCGAACAAGTCTGGACCTCCTGGAAGTCCTGCGTTACGGGGCATACGGGTCCTGCATCACGGCGCCCCTCATCCATAAGTGGATCAAGGTCCTCTCCAGCCTCATCCCAGGCAGTAGACTTAGACATGCGCTAGCGAAA GGTTACGTCGACCAGCTAGTCTTTGCCCCTTTCAATATATCCCAGTTCTATCTCGGTATGGCTCTCCTGGAGGGGAAACCACTGGAGGAAAATTTGAGCGAATGGGAGAAAAAGATGCTTCCAACCTGGATG ATAAGCTTGTCCATATGGCCCATCTTACATACCCTCAACTTCGCCCTGGTGCCCGAGAGGAACAGAGTGATGATGATATCCCTCGGGTCCTTCTTGTGGATGGTGTTCCTCTCCTACATGCACCACACGCGTTCTGACGAACTCCCAGAGAGACTCACGACCAGGAGGATCCACTACGATTATGAATCCGGTCCCAGGGAGGCTCGAGGATTCAGCAATCAGCAGGGGCTTCCTTCTCCGCCCTCCAAAAGCAC AATGTGGAAATATGTCTTCCAGACAGCTCACTGCTACAACGATGAGGAGGACCCCTACCCAACTAATGATATCAAGAGCACCTCTTGA